The following proteins are co-located in the Deltaproteobacteria bacterium genome:
- a CDS encoding TRAP transporter fused permease subunit gives CGYIAVNGNALVAEGRLVCRPYEIFLASLLFLSVLEAARRTTGWILVSLIGFFFFYAVYSNYFPGFMRSTGFSYSMALGWMYLSAEGFWGIIIGIVSTIVAGFIVFGGFLRASGASRFFSELALALGGSFRGGAAKAAVMASTFFGTISGSTAANVATTGQITIPLMKRTGYEKNYAGAVEATASLGGMFMPPVMGATAFLIAEFLQISYWNVCVAAFLPAIAYYGTLLFQVDLQAAKIGLRGLPREELPPLGKTLAGGWQYLVPFVVLLFLLGGLRYSAQTSVMYTLAVLIIVSSFKKESRLTPKKLFVALEESARGMMPIIPLCASIGILVGSIQVTGIGMRFTSQLLDLSGGNLIILLLLTGIAAFILGMGMTAVGVYILTVVLLAPALVRAGVEPIAAHMFLFYFGCLAFITPPVAVEAFIAAGISGGSPFKTGFRAMRLGFAAYLVPWAFIFNPGILMVGSWLDTLGAFFFVSLGAMCAGCAFEGFFLVAIGWWERILVVLGGLLVFIPDVSTRVAGLGILAFFTISQLIRSKRSDLRIGSSP, from the coding sequence ATGCGGGTATATCGCCGTCAATGGCAACGCCCTGGTAGCCGAGGGCCGACTTGTCTGCCGGCCATACGAAATCTTCCTTGCCTCCCTGCTCTTCCTTTCCGTTCTCGAGGCCGCAAGGAGAACCACGGGATGGATCCTCGTCAGCCTGATCGGGTTCTTCTTCTTTTATGCCGTCTACAGCAATTATTTCCCCGGATTTATGCGGAGTACGGGCTTCTCCTACTCTATGGCTCTGGGCTGGATGTACCTCAGCGCAGAGGGCTTCTGGGGTATCATCATCGGGATCGTATCCACCATCGTCGCCGGATTCATCGTTTTCGGCGGTTTTCTTCGGGCTTCGGGCGCAAGCCGGTTTTTCAGTGAACTGGCCCTGGCCCTGGGGGGCTCCTTCCGGGGAGGAGCAGCAAAGGCTGCGGTAATGGCGAGCACCTTTTTCGGAACCATCTCGGGATCCACAGCGGCCAACGTGGCCACCACGGGTCAGATAACCATCCCCCTGATGAAGAGGACCGGGTACGAGAAGAATTATGCCGGGGCCGTAGAGGCCACGGCCTCTCTGGGGGGCATGTTCATGCCCCCGGTGATGGGAGCCACGGCCTTCCTCATCGCCGAGTTCCTCCAGATATCTTATTGGAACGTCTGCGTGGCGGCCTTCCTCCCCGCAATAGCCTATTACGGGACCCTCCTGTTCCAGGTGGATCTCCAAGCAGCCAAGATCGGCCTTCGAGGGCTTCCCCGTGAAGAGCTCCCGCCCCTTGGAAAGACCCTGGCTGGAGGCTGGCAATACCTCGTGCCCTTTGTTGTGCTCCTCTTCCTCCTGGGAGGGCTCCGTTATTCAGCCCAGACGTCTGTCATGTACACCCTTGCGGTGCTTATCATCGTCAGTTCCTTTAAGAAGGAAAGTCGCCTGACACCGAAAAAATTGTTCGTGGCCTTGGAAGAATCGGCCAGAGGTATGATGCCCATCATCCCCCTTTGCGCCTCCATCGGCATCCTGGTGGGCTCCATACAGGTAACGGGGATAGGGATGCGCTTCACCTCCCAGCTTCTGGATCTAAGCGGCGGAAACCTCATTATTCTCTTACTCCTGACCGGAATCGCCGCCTTCATCCTGGGAATGGGAATGACCGCGGTGGGGGTCTATATCCTGACCGTGGTCCTCCTGGCCCCTGCCCTTGTGCGGGCGGGCGTGGAGCCTATCGCGGCCCATATGTTCCTCTTTTACTTCGGGTGTCTGGCATTCATCACGCCCCCTGTGGCTGTCGAGGCCTTCATTGCCGCCGGGATATCCGGCGGCAGCCCCTTCAAGACCGGGTTTCGCGCCATGAGGCTGGGCTTTGCGGCCTATCTGGTCCCTTGGGCCTTTATTTTCAATCCGGGAATCCTGATGGTGGGATCCTGGCTGGACACCCTCGGGGCCTTTTTCTTCGTCAGCCTGGGGGCCATGTGTGCAGGATGCGCTTTCGAGGGTTTTTTCCTCGTAGCGATTGGGTGGTGGGAGAGGATCCTGGTAGTGCTCGGCGGGTTGCTGGTCTTCATTCCGGATGTTTCAACAAGGGTCGCCGGTTTGGGAATCTTGGCCTTTTTCACAATCAGCCAACTGATCCGGTCGAAGCGTTCGGATCTCAGAATCGGCAGCAGTCCTTAA